The following proteins are co-located in the Dietzia timorensis genome:
- a CDS encoding ATP-dependent helicase, translating to MSDTAKKPLEELTPGDIARAIGGKDPTKAQSKVIDGPPEPTLVVAGAGAGKTETMAARVVYLVATRKARPGQILGLTFTRKAAQQLSRRVQMRLDEFARSHDFVSRGDEVSDIAEAIRTEQPRISTYDSYAGDVLSSHGLLIPVEPDATVINETDLYILVHSIVSEWDRPFPWSVGTVVDRVISLAEQISGHLITTDVVREDEDLLSQAVESLETKAAKKDLQTAAAAQEDRLALLDVVDAVHDRLRREGKLTFGMRMSYAAQLAERFPEVVDAERRLTSVVLLDEYQDTGQAQRVMLASLFGGGERKPLAVTSVGDPMQSIYGWRGASASNLDSFLTDFPRAEGPALQRNLSTSWRNPPEVLTLANSVTAQLRNKNKDSGATVPVLEPKEGSGRGDVRLGVFATVDDEREWIASRMADKYRSYEFDHGKPPSAAVLVRRNADAEPLARALRAEGLEVEVLSSGGLLDVPEISDVLALMGVAANPGDDEAAMRLLAGDRFRLGAADLAALHRRAQEISYRPDGTGEDAAPGIDKLRADFASLAELENIDNAGLADAAHNPGARGSFTPEGRAALTEFDTIVSAVRDRLDQGPAHVLTVAENALGLDVEVRVRAKLGKGEGRQQLDTLARRAADFASNPDASVQAFLDYLDVARGVERGLAQEIVPQDGRVQILTVHSAKGLEWNIVAVPHVIKGRFPKDKAPSNWVRNCWEIPSHLRGDRRTEDNPGGVPVVDIAEATNYKELDELLTGHINELKSTVGEEDRRLFYVALTRSMSELLVSAHHWSEGVQKPLGPSLFLQELRDTVLDAPHVATIDEWVTDPGDENPLENANARGIWPEHDAGGAGDDPASHAAVSGAEREVASSSPVDLGSFSESSIAEVAAAAGAEFSDPLTAAWLSEALIHIRQARRAASDVIDVEIPARLTATQHVALERDPASFAVNVMRPMPQKPNQFARRGTTFHAWVEEYFTAATQFLIADDELPGSGDDWEEADQQALREQFLASHWAQKTAAAVEVPFAVSIGGQIKVGKMDAVFRDGEDWIVVDWKTGAKPGAKSPDSVSARKHRQDVAIQLAIYRIAWARIQEEETGTPVPLDRIRGAFHYIGSGEDVYPETLPDEAELAAAFERRFEQTIDAEQVQRALGDGDDEVAAAGNPAGGEKSGRTGR from the coding sequence TTGAGCGACACTGCGAAGAAGCCGTTAGAAGAGCTCACGCCGGGCGATATCGCCCGCGCCATCGGCGGCAAAGACCCGACGAAAGCGCAGTCAAAGGTCATCGACGGGCCGCCGGAGCCGACGCTGGTCGTCGCGGGTGCCGGTGCGGGCAAGACCGAGACGATGGCGGCGCGCGTGGTGTACCTCGTCGCCACGAGGAAAGCCAGGCCCGGCCAGATCCTCGGTCTCACGTTCACGCGGAAGGCGGCGCAGCAGCTGTCCCGCCGCGTCCAAATGCGGCTCGATGAATTCGCGCGCAGCCACGATTTCGTCTCCCGAGGCGACGAGGTCAGCGATATCGCCGAAGCCATTCGCACCGAGCAGCCCCGGATCTCCACCTACGATTCATACGCGGGCGACGTGCTCTCGAGCCACGGCCTCCTCATCCCCGTCGAGCCCGACGCGACGGTGATCAACGAGACGGACCTGTACATTCTCGTGCACTCGATCGTCTCCGAATGGGACCGTCCGTTCCCGTGGTCGGTGGGGACCGTCGTCGATCGGGTCATCTCGCTCGCGGAGCAGATCTCCGGGCACCTCATCACCACCGACGTCGTGCGCGAGGACGAGGACCTGCTGTCCCAGGCCGTCGAGTCGCTGGAGACGAAGGCGGCGAAGAAGGACCTGCAAACGGCTGCGGCCGCACAAGAGGACCGGCTTGCTCTCCTCGATGTCGTCGACGCCGTACACGATCGCCTGCGCCGCGAAGGGAAGCTCACCTTCGGCATGCGCATGTCCTACGCCGCGCAGCTTGCCGAGCGTTTCCCCGAAGTCGTTGACGCCGAGCGCCGCCTCACCTCCGTCGTCCTGCTCGACGAGTACCAGGACACCGGGCAGGCGCAGCGCGTCATGCTCGCGAGCCTCTTCGGTGGCGGCGAGAGGAAACCGCTCGCGGTGACGTCGGTCGGCGATCCCATGCAGTCGATCTACGGCTGGCGTGGTGCCTCCGCGTCCAACCTCGACAGCTTCCTCACCGATTTCCCGCGGGCCGAAGGACCGGCTCTTCAGCGGAACCTTTCGACGTCGTGGCGCAACCCGCCGGAAGTGCTCACGCTCGCCAACAGCGTCACCGCGCAGCTGCGCAACAAGAACAAGGACAGCGGCGCCACGGTCCCGGTGCTCGAACCCAAAGAGGGTTCCGGGCGCGGCGATGTTCGCCTCGGCGTATTCGCCACTGTCGACGACGAGCGCGAATGGATCGCCTCACGGATGGCCGACAAGTACCGGTCGTACGAATTCGATCACGGCAAACCCCCGTCGGCGGCGGTACTCGTGCGAAGAAATGCCGACGCCGAACCCCTGGCGCGCGCGCTTCGGGCGGAGGGGCTCGAGGTCGAAGTCCTATCCTCGGGAGGGCTTCTCGACGTGCCCGAGATCTCGGACGTCCTCGCGCTCATGGGCGTCGCCGCGAACCCCGGCGACGACGAGGCAGCGATGCGGCTGTTGGCGGGGGACCGCTTCCGGCTCGGCGCCGCAGACCTGGCAGCGCTGCACCGCCGCGCGCAGGAAATCTCCTACCGGCCAGACGGGACCGGTGAGGACGCGGCACCGGGAATCGATAAGCTTCGCGCCGACTTCGCCTCCCTTGCCGAGCTGGAGAATATCGACAACGCCGGACTCGCGGACGCGGCCCACAACCCGGGCGCGCGCGGCTCGTTCACCCCGGAAGGACGCGCGGCGCTCACCGAATTCGACACCATCGTCTCGGCCGTGCGCGACAGGCTCGATCAGGGCCCGGCGCACGTGCTCACCGTCGCCGAGAACGCGTTGGGTCTTGACGTCGAGGTGCGCGTCCGCGCGAAGCTCGGCAAAGGCGAGGGTCGGCAACAGCTCGACACCCTCGCGCGTCGCGCCGCCGACTTCGCGAGCAACCCCGACGCGTCGGTCCAGGCGTTTCTCGACTACCTCGACGTCGCCCGCGGAGTGGAGCGAGGACTCGCGCAAGAAATCGTCCCGCAGGACGGGCGCGTGCAGATCCTCACCGTCCACTCGGCGAAGGGCCTCGAGTGGAACATCGTCGCCGTTCCCCACGTGATCAAGGGGCGATTCCCGAAGGACAAGGCACCGTCCAACTGGGTGCGCAACTGCTGGGAGATTCCCTCCCACCTACGCGGGGACAGGCGAACCGAGGACAACCCCGGCGGGGTTCCGGTCGTGGATATCGCGGAGGCGACGAACTACAAGGAACTCGACGAGCTGCTCACCGGGCACATCAACGAGCTCAAGTCGACAGTCGGCGAGGAAGACCGCCGGCTGTTCTACGTGGCGTTGACGCGAAGTATGAGTGAGTTGCTCGTCTCTGCGCACCATTGGAGCGAGGGAGTGCAGAAACCGCTCGGCCCGTCGCTGTTCCTCCAAGAACTTCGGGACACCGTGCTCGACGCACCGCACGTGGCGACAATCGACGAATGGGTCACCGACCCCGGCGACGAGAACCCGCTGGAGAACGCGAACGCCAGGGGAATATGGCCCGAGCACGACGCCGGCGGTGCGGGCGACGATCCGGCCTCGCACGCCGCGGTGTCCGGTGCCGAACGAGAGGTGGCGTCGTCCTCGCCGGTCGATCTCGGCTCATTCTCCGAATCCAGCATCGCCGAGGTCGCCGCGGCTGCGGGTGCGGAATTCTCCGACCCGCTCACCGCCGCCTGGCTGAGCGAGGCGCTGATCCACATCCGCCAGGCGCGGCGCGCGGCGTCCGACGTCATAGATGTGGAGATTCCGGCGCGGCTGACCGCGACTCAGCACGTCGCGCTGGAGCGGGATCCGGCGAGTTTCGCGGTGAACGTGATGCGGCCGATGCCGCAAAAGCCGAACCAGTTCGCGCGGCGAGGGACAACGTTCCACGCGTGGGTGGAGGAGTACTTCACCGCGGCCACACAGTTTCTCATCGCCGACGACGAGCTCCCGGGCAGCGGCGATGACTGGGAGGAAGCCGACCAGCAGGCGCTGCGCGAGCAGTTCCTCGCCTCGCACTGGGCGCAGAAGACCGCGGCCGCGGTGGAGGTGCCGTTCGCCGTGTCGATCGGTGGGCAGATCAAGGTCGGGAAAATGGATGCGGTGTTCCGGGACGGCGAGGACTGGATCGTCGTCGATTGGAAGACCGGCGCGAAACCTGGTGCGAAGTCCCCGGATTCGGTGAGCGCCCGCAAGCATCGCCAGGACGTTGCGATCCAGCTGGCGATCTATCGCATTGCGTGGGCGCGGATCCAAGAGGAAGAGACCGGTACGCCGGTGCCGCTCGACCGCATCCGTGGAGCGTTCCATTACATCGGTAGCGGGGAGGACGTCTATCCGGAGACCCTGCCGGACGAGGCCGAACTCGCCGCCGCGTTCGAGCGCCGGTTCGAGCAGACCATCGACGCCGAACAGGTGCAACGGGCGCTCGGGGACGGGGACGACGAAGTCGCCGCCGCGGGTAATCCGGCTGGCGGCGAGAAAAGCGGGCGAACCGGCCGGTAA
- a CDS encoding potassium channel family protein, with protein sequence MGRSRLRNRFRVDDPLDESPDHALVGIVSIPDHVASPWRIIAKRLWFAFLVIAIAVIVVYLDRDGYQDGNGEPGMSLIDCIYYTTVSLSTVGYGDITPVTESARLVNIVILTPLRLIFLIILVGTTLAVLTEQSRQALKIQRWRTTLRNHTVVVGYGTKGRSAVAALLADEISASEIVVVDNDPQALKAAAARGLVTVSGSATKSDVLKLAGVTRARAVVVSLSSDDSSVLVTLSARELAPNAKIVATVRESENTHLLKQSGADSVVVSAETAGRLLGLATVTPTVVGMMEDLLTPDEGFSIAERRVEDNEVGGSPRHLKEMVLGVVRKGTLIKVNEPDADALESGDRLLYIRMVGND encoded by the coding sequence GTGGGAAGGTCGCGCCTGCGCAACCGCTTTCGCGTCGATGACCCGCTAGACGAAAGCCCCGACCACGCGCTCGTCGGGATCGTTTCGATCCCGGACCACGTCGCCAGCCCGTGGCGGATCATCGCCAAGCGCCTATGGTTCGCGTTTCTGGTGATCGCGATCGCCGTTATCGTCGTCTACCTGGACCGCGACGGATACCAGGATGGCAACGGCGAGCCCGGGATGTCGCTCATCGACTGCATCTATTACACGACGGTGTCCCTATCGACCGTGGGCTACGGCGATATCACCCCGGTGACCGAAAGCGCCCGGCTGGTCAACATCGTCATTCTCACCCCGCTGCGACTGATCTTCCTGATCATCCTCGTCGGGACGACCCTTGCGGTGCTCACAGAACAGTCCAGGCAAGCCCTCAAGATCCAACGTTGGAGGACCACCTTGCGGAACCACACCGTCGTCGTCGGCTACGGAACCAAGGGACGCTCCGCCGTCGCCGCGTTGCTCGCCGACGAGATCTCGGCCTCCGAGATCGTCGTCGTCGACAACGACCCCCAGGCGCTCAAGGCCGCCGCGGCGCGCGGCCTCGTGACGGTGTCCGGCTCGGCCACGAAATCGGATGTGCTCAAACTCGCCGGCGTCACCCGCGCGCGTGCAGTGGTCGTCTCTCTCAGCTCGGACGACTCGTCAGTGCTGGTCACCTTGTCTGCTCGAGAGCTGGCTCCGAACGCGAAGATCGTCGCCACCGTACGAGAATCCGAGAACACGCACCTGCTCAAGCAATCGGGGGCGGACTCGGTGGTCGTGTCCGCGGAAACCGCCGGCCGCCTACTCGGGCTGGCGACCGTCACCCCGACGGTGGTGGGGATGATGGAGGACCTCCTCACCCCTGACGAGGGCTTCTCGATCGCGGAACGCAGGGTCGAGGACAACGAAGTCGGCGGCTCGCCCCGCCATCTCAAGGAGATGGTCCTCGGCGTAGTGCGCAAGGGTACGCTGATCAAGGTCAACGAACCGGACGCAGATGCGCTCGAGTCGGGGGATCGGCTGCTGTATATCCGGATGGTCGGGAACGACTAG
- the nudC gene encoding NAD(+) diphosphatase encodes MPHEFSLIEQPLFSAVSVNRAAHLRGNTEELEKEWPTALVMRVDERGRFRTEVVENPGEGDRGGKRLRLSFDPAFDVAERPPHLAVFLGIAPNGRHIWAMQADSLGDQGVSDLRSSGEFLLPHDAALAAEAVALLAWHRLNTFGKNPEAHITRTQSGWAGFDPSNDIEEFPRTDPAVICLVHDGHRKILLSRNSQWTQNFYSVLAGFVEAGESLENCVKREIFEEVGLDVSDPSYLGSQPWPFPRSLMLGFHARADPNQKIAHRDGEISESLWLDVRDVEKILRGDDPNMVLPTGVSIARVMIDSWVAAVNDELELGVDDRPS; translated from the coding sequence ATGCCGCACGAATTCTCGCTCATCGAACAACCGCTGTTCTCCGCCGTGTCGGTAAACCGCGCGGCGCATCTTCGCGGAAACACCGAAGAGCTGGAGAAGGAGTGGCCGACCGCGCTCGTCATGCGAGTCGACGAACGCGGCCGGTTCCGCACGGAAGTCGTCGAAAACCCCGGCGAAGGCGATCGGGGTGGCAAGCGCCTGCGCCTTTCCTTCGATCCGGCCTTCGATGTCGCCGAGCGGCCCCCGCACCTCGCCGTGTTCCTCGGCATCGCGCCGAACGGGCGCCACATCTGGGCGATGCAGGCGGACTCGCTGGGCGATCAAGGAGTGTCGGACCTGCGCTCGAGTGGGGAATTCTTGCTCCCTCACGACGCCGCGCTCGCCGCTGAGGCGGTGGCACTACTCGCGTGGCACCGCCTCAACACCTTCGGTAAGAACCCGGAAGCCCACATCACTCGCACACAATCGGGTTGGGCGGGATTCGATCCGAGCAACGATATCGAAGAGTTCCCACGCACCGATCCCGCGGTGATCTGCCTCGTCCACGACGGGCACCGCAAGATTTTGCTGTCCCGCAACTCGCAGTGGACCCAGAACTTCTACTCGGTCCTCGCTGGATTCGTCGAGGCCGGCGAATCGCTGGAGAATTGCGTCAAGCGGGAGATCTTCGAAGAGGTCGGCCTCGACGTGTCCGACCCCAGCTATCTCGGAAGCCAGCCGTGGCCGTTTCCGCGCTCACTCATGCTCGGGTTCCACGCGCGCGCCGATCCGAACCAGAAGATCGCTCACCGCGACGGCGAGATCAGCGAATCGCTGTGGCTCGACGTGCGCGACGTCGAAAAGATACTGCGCGGGGATGATCCGAACATGGTGCTCCCCACCGGGGTGTCCATCGCTCGGGTCATGATCGACTCATGGGTGGCCGCCGTCAACGACGAGCTCGAACTGGGAGTGGACGACCGTCCCAGCTGA
- a CDS encoding mycoredoxin: MTAESTAVPGAPRDFTMFTTSWCPFCQRLKKLLDESETPYTEIDVEADSDAAAFVESVNDGNRVVPTLLFSDGSTETNPGASKVRAKLDELAAAAE; the protein is encoded by the coding sequence ATGACTGCTGAATCGACCGCTGTCCCCGGCGCCCCGCGCGATTTCACGATGTTCACCACGAGCTGGTGCCCGTTCTGCCAGCGTCTGAAGAAGCTGCTCGACGAATCTGAGACGCCGTACACGGAGATCGATGTCGAGGCCGATTCAGACGCCGCCGCATTCGTCGAGTCCGTGAATGACGGCAACCGGGTCGTTCCGACATTGCTGTTCTCCGACGGATCGACCGAGACGAACCCCGGCGCATCGAAGGTGCGCGCGAAGCTCGACGAACTCGCCGCTGCTGCCGAATAA
- a CDS encoding ATP-dependent DNA helicase UvrD2: MAAQVKPTGGLSNILDGLDPQQREAVLAPRGPVCILAGAGTGKTRTITRRIAYLVEQGHVRADQVLAVTFTSRAAGELRSRLASLGTLQAGTGTVQARTFHAAALRNLRFFWQRAYGDTQWELLDNKFRAVAQSARRTGLDAGTDMLRDLISEIDWAKSSLVPPDAYAERARALERDTPVRREQVAEIYRTYEELKVAGEVRLLDFDDLLGYMATALEEVPDIAREFRDRYRCFVVDEFQDITPSQERLLRAWLGPRNDLTVVGDVNQTIYTFAGAEPNYLLRFGAQHDNAVQVKLESDYRSTPQIVDFANGVIKGGSKRFQAAGLTLRGMRAPGPLPQLAEYPDEDQEAAGVAAEIAELIACGVAASEIAVLYRVNSQSERIEAALDSQGISYLVKGGEGFFDRPEIKQAMTVFVRLAGNPDVAAADTTPQEVSARMRAALHPVGLTDAEPSGEKARDKWRALDALAGLAEELAAQPVDPESGAGRTLSGVVAALRERASARHAPQTDGVTLATIHAAKGLEWDAVFLIGAHEGNIPISHAIKKGPEAVEEERRLLYVGVTRAREHLYVSWAKARNPGGRATRQPSGLLDEVMPDELRAEALIPRGNSGKRTDGCKNCGSDVPPDRKGFSYCSDCATDADYEMFDRLRSWRRDVAGEKPVYTVFSNDTLAAIAVARPANTRELGRIKGIGSHKLDAFGPAVLTLLAE, encoded by the coding sequence ATGGCAGCGCAAGTAAAGCCCACCGGGGGCCTGTCGAACATTCTCGACGGGCTCGACCCGCAACAGCGAGAAGCCGTCCTCGCTCCCCGCGGTCCCGTCTGCATCCTCGCCGGTGCGGGCACGGGCAAGACCCGCACCATCACGCGTCGCATCGCCTACCTCGTCGAACAGGGACACGTACGGGCCGATCAGGTCCTCGCCGTCACCTTCACTTCCCGCGCTGCCGGCGAGCTGCGCAGCCGGTTGGCGTCTCTCGGTACGCTGCAGGCCGGGACGGGGACGGTCCAGGCACGCACCTTCCACGCTGCAGCCCTGCGCAACCTCCGCTTCTTCTGGCAGCGAGCGTACGGCGATACGCAATGGGAACTGCTCGACAACAAGTTTCGCGCCGTCGCGCAGTCTGCACGCCGTACCGGCCTCGACGCGGGGACAGACATGCTCCGAGATCTCATCTCCGAGATCGATTGGGCGAAATCCTCGCTGGTTCCCCCCGATGCCTACGCCGAGCGGGCCAGGGCGCTGGAACGCGATACGCCGGTGCGTCGGGAGCAGGTGGCCGAGATCTACCGCACGTACGAGGAGCTCAAGGTCGCCGGAGAGGTGCGGCTGTTGGATTTCGACGATCTCCTCGGTTATATGGCCACCGCCCTCGAGGAGGTGCCCGACATCGCCCGCGAGTTCCGTGACCGCTACCGCTGCTTCGTGGTCGACGAGTTCCAGGACATCACCCCGAGTCAGGAACGCCTGTTGCGCGCCTGGCTCGGTCCGCGCAACGATCTCACCGTTGTCGGCGACGTCAATCAGACGATCTACACGTTCGCAGGCGCGGAACCGAACTACCTGTTGCGGTTCGGCGCGCAACACGATAATGCGGTGCAGGTCAAGCTCGAATCGGACTATCGCTCGACCCCTCAGATCGTCGACTTCGCCAACGGCGTCATCAAGGGCGGATCGAAGCGATTCCAGGCCGCCGGCCTCACCCTCCGCGGCATGCGCGCGCCGGGCCCACTCCCGCAGCTTGCCGAGTACCCGGACGAGGACCAGGAGGCCGCGGGCGTCGCCGCGGAGATCGCCGAGCTCATCGCCTGCGGCGTCGCCGCCTCCGAGATCGCGGTGCTCTACCGCGTCAACTCCCAGTCCGAACGTATTGAGGCGGCGCTCGATTCGCAGGGCATCTCCTACCTGGTCAAGGGAGGAGAAGGGTTCTTCGACCGGCCGGAGATCAAGCAGGCGATGACAGTATTCGTCCGCCTCGCCGGCAACCCCGACGTGGCCGCCGCCGACACCACGCCCCAAGAGGTGTCCGCGCGGATGCGCGCCGCACTGCACCCCGTGGGGCTGACCGATGCGGAGCCTTCGGGGGAGAAGGCGCGCGATAAGTGGCGCGCCCTCGACGCCCTCGCAGGTCTCGCCGAGGAGCTCGCCGCGCAACCGGTCGACCCGGAAAGCGGAGCAGGGCGAACCCTCTCCGGGGTCGTCGCCGCTTTGCGCGAGCGGGCGAGTGCGCGTCACGCGCCGCAGACTGACGGCGTCACTCTCGCGACCATCCACGCGGCCAAGGGGCTCGAATGGGATGCGGTATTCCTCATCGGTGCGCACGAGGGGAATATCCCGATCAGCCACGCGATCAAGAAGGGCCCTGAGGCCGTCGAGGAGGAGCGGCGCCTGCTCTACGTCGGCGTCACCCGCGCGCGCGAACACCTCTACGTCTCATGGGCCAAGGCACGGAACCCCGGCGGCCGCGCAACCCGGCAGCCGAGCGGCCTGCTCGATGAGGTCATGCCGGACGAACTGCGCGCAGAGGCCCTCATCCCGCGCGGAAATTCGGGCAAGCGCACTGACGGGTGCAAGAACTGTGGCTCCGACGTCCCGCCGGACCGTAAGGGCTTCAGCTACTGCTCCGACTGCGCCACCGATGCCGACTATGAAATGTTCGACCGCCTGCGCTCGTGGCGCCGCGACGTCGCCGGAGAAAAACCGGTCTACACGGTCTTCTCCAACGACACTCTCGCCGCCATCGCCGTGGCGCGGCCGGCAAATACGCGCGAACTCGGCCGAATCAAGGGAATCGGATCGCACAAGCTAGACGCTTTCGGTCCCGCGGTCTTGACTCTTCTCGCAGAGTAG
- a CDS encoding ABC1 kinase family protein, with the protein MNEVRRSSRSRAVKLASLPLGVAGNAARSIGRRAVGRSDGELSQELLDSAADQAFAVLGELKGGAMKVGQALSVFEASMPERYAKPFRESLSKLQAEAPPLPPETVAHVLDQQLGTAWRKRFTDLDLNAVKAASIGQVHRGVWSDGREVAVKIQYPGADDALLSDLRQIRRVAPLMRPLSPGTDIKAVVDELSESAAAELDYRSEADNQRRFHRAFADHPQISAPAVLASAPKVVVSEWAEGEPLTKVIADGTPERRARAAELLTEFQFASPSLAGALHGDPHPGNFLIAQDGTMVALDFGAIIDLPYGFPGALEQMMGLALADRGEDLLELMRSEGYLAKRADLSADSAMAFLRPFIEPLHSDEFSFSREWMQNIAAVYGDVTGEQFRVERSFSLPRKYAMIHRVLGGSVGILCQLESTVSYRATVKHWMPHIFDMADEA; encoded by the coding sequence GTGAATGAAGTACGCCGCAGTTCGAGGTCTCGGGCCGTCAAGCTGGCAAGTTTGCCTCTTGGCGTCGCGGGCAATGCGGCACGCTCAATCGGGCGGCGTGCCGTCGGCCGAAGCGATGGCGAGCTGAGTCAGGAACTCCTGGATTCGGCCGCCGATCAGGCGTTCGCAGTGCTCGGCGAGCTCAAGGGCGGGGCGATGAAGGTCGGCCAGGCCCTCAGCGTCTTCGAGGCGTCGATGCCCGAGCGATACGCCAAACCCTTCCGCGAATCGCTGTCGAAATTGCAGGCCGAGGCGCCCCCGTTGCCGCCGGAGACCGTTGCACATGTTCTCGACCAGCAGCTGGGCACCGCCTGGCGGAAGCGTTTCACCGACCTGGACCTCAACGCGGTCAAGGCCGCCTCGATCGGCCAGGTCCACCGCGGAGTCTGGTCTGACGGTCGCGAGGTAGCTGTCAAGATCCAGTATCCGGGCGCGGACGATGCACTGTTGTCGGATCTGCGTCAGATCCGCCGAGTCGCCCCACTCATGCGCCCGCTTTCGCCGGGAACCGACATCAAGGCCGTCGTCGACGAGCTGAGCGAATCCGCCGCCGCGGAACTCGACTACCGTTCCGAGGCGGACAACCAGCGCCGCTTCCACCGCGCTTTTGCCGATCACCCGCAGATCAGCGCTCCCGCCGTGCTGGCCAGCGCCCCGAAGGTCGTGGTCTCCGAATGGGCCGAGGGCGAGCCGTTGACGAAGGTCATCGCCGACGGAACTCCGGAGCGGCGCGCGCGTGCGGCCGAGCTCCTCACCGAGTTCCAGTTCGCTTCACCGTCACTGGCCGGCGCGCTGCACGGGGACCCGCACCCTGGGAATTTCCTCATCGCACAGGACGGCACGATGGTCGCCCTCGATTTCGGCGCGATCATCGATCTTCCCTATGGTTTCCCCGGCGCCCTCGAACAGATGATGGGTCTCGCGCTCGCCGACCGCGGCGAGGACCTGCTCGAGCTCATGCGCTCGGAGGGCTACCTCGCCAAGCGCGCCGACCTTTCGGCCGACTCCGCGATGGCTTTCCTCCGGCCGTTTATCGAGCCGCTACACAGCGACGAGTTCTCGTTCAGCCGCGAGTGGATGCAGAACATCGCCGCGGTCTACGGCGACGTCACCGGCGAGCAGTTCCGCGTCGAGCGTTCGTTTTCGCTTCCTCGCAAGTACGCGATGATCCACCGTGTGCTCGGCGGTTCGGTCGGCATCTTGTGCCAGCTGGAATCGACCGTGTCATACCGCGCGACGGTCAAGCATTGGATGCCGCACATCTTCGACATGGCCGACGAGGCCTGA
- a CDS encoding M48 family metallopeptidase has protein sequence MHSEPGAFPTDPDDPSVDIVRSSRRKRTVSARVEGDRVVVRVPAGLSRAEERGHVTNMLASLARKHGRSNTRGSDAYLRRRARELAEKWLDTPRGKPVIDDLRSITWVAPMRTRWASCTPATGTIRVSSSLQRAPGYVLDYILVHELAHLRTHGHTAEFWRRVGAFPHVERAHGFLQAWSLFADDVAGTAPDMSGAEPEDWSEPDDH, from the coding sequence ATGCACTCCGAACCCGGCGCGTTTCCCACCGACCCCGACGACCCGTCGGTCGACATCGTGCGGTCGTCGCGGCGCAAGCGCACGGTGTCCGCGCGGGTCGAGGGCGATCGGGTGGTCGTTCGGGTTCCGGCTGGGCTCTCGCGCGCCGAGGAGCGGGGACACGTGACCAATATGCTCGCCAGCCTCGCCCGCAAACACGGACGTTCGAATACCCGTGGATCAGACGCCTACCTGCGGCGCAGGGCTCGAGAGCTCGCGGAGAAATGGCTGGACACCCCGCGCGGGAAGCCGGTGATCGACGACCTCCGGTCCATCACCTGGGTCGCTCCGATGCGCACGCGGTGGGCATCCTGCACGCCGGCGACTGGCACTATCCGCGTGAGTAGCTCGCTTCAGCGCGCCCCCGGGTATGTGCTCGACTACATCCTCGTCCACGAGCTCGCGCACCTTCGCACGCACGGCCACACGGCGGAATTCTGGCGCCGCGTCGGAGCCTTCCCGCACGTCGAACGGGCGCACGGGTTCCTGCAGGCCTGGTCGCTTTTCGCGGATGACGTCGCCGGTACCGCGCCCGACATGTCGGGCGCGGAGCCGGAGGACTGGAGCGAACCCGACGACCACTAG